Below is a genomic region from Melitaea cinxia chromosome 20, ilMelCinx1.1, whole genome shotgun sequence.
GTCCGAAAAAATTTTAAAGACATATATATCACAGAGGATTATTCTAAAGAAATTCTAGAGAAGAGAAAAAATTTACAAGCTAAATTGAAAGAGGAAAGAATGAAAGGGAATTACGCATATCTTAAATATGACAAGCTTGTAGTAAAAGAAACTAGTACAACCAATgaaaaaagaaagagagaaatatCTTCATCACCACGAGATAATACACAACCCAATAAACAACAAGCCTGGATGACATCACACAATAACAGGCGTAACGCCTTTGATGTCATGAGAGGACGATCCAATTCTCTTTCTTCATATACAGCGGATAATAGGCAGTAACAACCAGCTATCGGCAACCGGAAAACACAgcaacataaaaatattgaaaaccaAATAACTAAAAACCACCAACCTCCCCCAAGCCGACTGGTCCTCGTGGGGGAAAATGACCACGACCctctaaagataaaaaattacaggaagaagaaatataacgatatatatatagcaaCTCTAAACTGTCGATCACTAGGAACCATGGGAAAACTGCAGGAACTAGAATTAGCATTGGATGAAATAAAATGGGACATAATTGGTATTAGTGAAGTGAGAAGATTTGGGGAAAGAATCGAAGACCATGGAAAATACGTACTACACCATATAGGGGAGACACCCGGATTATACGGAGTCGGATTTATGGTAAAAAGAGACCTCGCCAAAAACATACTTGAATTAAGGGGGATTTCAGAACGCATTGCACTTCTCAACATTCAATGACCTGTAGATGGAGAGGAAGAACAATTATGGTCTATTATACAGGCGTATTCACCTACCGAATCAAATAGAAGAGAAGATATAAcaagaattgaaaaattctacGAAGATCTGCAATCCACTGCTGCAAATGCATCCAAGAACATAATAGTCATGGGTGACTTTAATGGACAGATTGGTAAACAAAAAAGTGGAGAAGAATATATCATAGGAAATCACGGATTTGGCAATAGAAGTAAAAACGGCTCACGATTAGTATCCTTtgctattgaaaataaattaagcatCCTAAacagtttttacaaaaaaaaaaccatcaaaGAAATGGACATGGATATCTCCTAATGGCCAGTATAAAAATGAGATTGACTATGTTCTGTCTAACAATGCAAAAGTTTTCAAAGACTTGTCTATTATAAGCAATTTGAATTTTAACTCAGATCATAGAATGGTTAGAGCAAAACTCTCAAGTACACATGTTAAAAGAGCACGAAAATTTAGTAACATTATGAAAGCCATCGAGTGCACTGGTAGTACTGATTTACTTCTGAACAATCTCAAGATATGCTTGCATGATGGTGAAAAAGAATGTATATCTACTCAAGAAAAATACAACAGATTTCTCAAACAACTAAAAACAGAaactaaaaaagtaaacatGATTAGCAAGACAGCGATATCATTTAAAAGTAAGCAATTATTACAAGAACGGAAAGAACTCATACAGCAAGGAAAAAGTACTAATATCCATCGCCAAAAGATAGCAGAAATAAGCAAAAAGATTAGCGAACAACTTAGAAAGGAACGGAAAGCAAAAAGATTAGCAACAttcagaaaatatatataaaaaaaaggggGAATAAAGAAGGCGATAAAAGAAATGAACTACAAAAAGGACTGGATTCCAAAtatgaagaataaaaatagtgttaaaACCAGCAAAACACCAGAAATA
It encodes:
- the LOC123663549 gene encoding uncharacterized protein LOC123663549; translated protein: RDKKQNNIIIFGLKEEEESTSELIQVAKKIFNKDLNIIIGDFEINKIYRIGKKSPDGKPRPVLLSFVNLWKKNEVMKVRKNFKDIYITEDYSKEILEKRKNLQAKLKEERMKGNYAYLKYDKLVVKETSTTNEKRKREISSSPRDNTQPNKQQAWMTSHNNRRNAFDVMRGRSNSLSSYTADNRQ